The Streptomyces sp. NL15-2K genome contains a region encoding:
- a CDS encoding SGM_5486 family transporter-associated protein: MPVLDPNPQNGQKKMLLVFGSFFAIFVIIAIIATIASP; the protein is encoded by the coding sequence ATGCCAGTGCTCGACCCGAACCCCCAGAACGGCCAGAAGAAGATGTTGCTCGTCTTCGGCTCGTTCTTCGCCATCTTCGTGATCATCGCCATCATCGCGACGATCGCCTCGCCCTGA
- a CDS encoding CynX/NimT family MFS transporter, translated as MAPQETRTTKSTNVRSPTASDSGGAAVSTASTTRAWATRLVVVGIMLSAVNLRPAITSLGALLEEVRDGLGMSGSVAGLLTSVPPLCFALFGVMAPRLARRFGPGAVVCAGMAAITAGLLLRPYAGSTAGFLAASALALMGIAVSNVLMPVIVKRWFPDRVGSMTGLYSMALALGTSAAAAVTVPMTQALGGSWQSGLAMWALLAAVAVVPWIPFVRERGSTARAAASREGPAREEPAAAVRITRSRIAWALAVFFGLQATAAYITMGWMAQIFRDAGVPASTAGLLLAVTMVMGVPLAFVIPRVATRLPHQGPIVIALGVCGLAGYAGLYFAPAGGAWAWAVLLGVSNCAFPLALTMVGMRARTGTGVAQLSAFAQSTGYLISIPGPLLVGVLYQHSGGWGLPIALMTGLMIPQMVVGVLAGRNRTVEDEAAG; from the coding sequence ATGGCACCTCAGGAAACCCGGACGACGAAGTCCACGAACGTACGCAGTCCGACCGCGAGCGACTCCGGGGGAGCCGCTGTGTCCACGGCGTCTACGACGCGCGCGTGGGCGACCCGTCTGGTCGTCGTCGGCATCATGCTGTCCGCCGTCAACCTCCGCCCCGCCATCACCAGCCTGGGCGCCCTCCTGGAAGAGGTCCGCGACGGGCTCGGCATGAGCGGCAGCGTGGCCGGACTCCTCACCTCGGTACCTCCGCTCTGTTTCGCCCTCTTCGGCGTCATGGCCCCCCGGCTGGCCCGCCGCTTCGGGCCGGGCGCGGTGGTGTGCGCCGGCATGGCCGCCATCACGGCCGGCCTGCTCCTACGGCCGTACGCGGGCAGTACGGCAGGCTTCCTGGCCGCCAGTGCCCTCGCGCTCATGGGCATCGCGGTCAGCAACGTCCTGATGCCGGTCATCGTCAAGCGCTGGTTCCCGGACCGGGTCGGCTCCATGACCGGCCTGTACTCGATGGCGCTCGCCCTCGGCACCTCGGCCGCGGCGGCGGTGACCGTGCCGATGACCCAGGCGCTGGGCGGCAGCTGGCAGTCCGGGCTCGCGATGTGGGCGCTCCTGGCGGCAGTGGCCGTGGTGCCGTGGATCCCGTTCGTCCGCGAGCGGGGCAGCACCGCCCGGGCCGCCGCCTCACGGGAGGGGCCGGCGCGTGAGGAGCCGGCGGCCGCCGTGCGGATCACCCGCAGCCGTATCGCCTGGGCCCTCGCCGTCTTCTTCGGGCTCCAGGCCACCGCCGCCTACATCACCATGGGCTGGATGGCGCAGATCTTCCGGGACGCCGGAGTGCCCGCGAGCACGGCCGGGCTGCTGCTCGCCGTCACGATGGTGATGGGCGTTCCGCTGGCCTTCGTCATCCCGCGCGTCGCCACCCGGCTGCCGCACCAGGGGCCGATCGTGATCGCCCTCGGCGTGTGCGGTCTCGCCGGATACGCCGGCCTGTACTTCGCGCCGGCCGGCGGCGCCTGGGCCTGGGCCGTGCTGCTCGGCGTCTCCAACTGCGCCTTTCCGCTGGCCCTCACGATGGTCGGGATGCGGGCCAGGACCGGCACGGGCGTGGCCCAGCTGTCGGCCTTCGCGCAGAGCACCGGCTATCTGATCTCCATCCCGGGCCCGCTCCTGGTCGGCGTGCTCTACCAGCACAGTGGTGGCTGGGGCCTGCCGATCGCCCTCATGACCGGCCTGATGATCCCGCAGATGGTGGTGGGCGTCCTCGCGGGCCGCAACCGCACGGTGGAGGACGAGGCGGCCGGCTGA
- a CDS encoding FadR/GntR family transcriptional regulator codes for MPLSHPRRSALSEQVIAALRQQITSGEWPVGSRIPTEPELVEQLGVARNTVREAVRALAHNGLLDIRQGSGTYVVATSELAGVMQRRFAGADPRHIAELRSTLESSAARLAAQRRIEKDLKQLDALLVRREEAWESGDAEAFVTADATFHLAVVAASHNDVMIAMYADLGEVLRDWLREDVGEELTPETHMDHTRLVDAIRAGDAAAAAEEAASYPFLCRPGRFTAPSGG; via the coding sequence ATGCCCCTGAGTCATCCCCGCCGGTCGGCGCTGTCCGAGCAGGTCATCGCCGCACTGCGCCAGCAGATCACCTCGGGCGAGTGGCCGGTCGGATCCCGGATCCCGACGGAACCCGAGCTGGTCGAGCAGCTCGGCGTCGCCCGCAACACCGTCCGCGAGGCCGTCCGCGCGCTCGCGCACAACGGCCTGCTGGACATCCGCCAGGGCTCCGGCACCTACGTCGTGGCGACGAGCGAGCTGGCGGGCGTGATGCAGCGCCGCTTCGCCGGCGCGGACCCGCGGCACATCGCGGAACTGCGCTCCACGCTGGAGTCGTCCGCCGCCAGGCTGGCCGCCCAGCGGCGCATCGAGAAGGACCTCAAGCAGCTCGACGCGCTCCTCGTACGGCGTGAGGAGGCGTGGGAGTCGGGCGACGCGGAAGCGTTCGTGACGGCGGACGCGACGTTCCACCTGGCGGTGGTGGCCGCCTCGCACAACGACGTGATGATCGCGATGTACGCGGACCTGGGCGAGGTGCTGCGGGACTGGCTGCGCGAGGACGTCGGCGAGGAACTGACGCCCGAGACGCACATGGACCACACGCGGCTCGTCGACGCGATCCGCGCGGGCGACGCGGCGGCGGCAGCCGAGGAGGCCGCCAGCTATCCGTTCCTGTGCCGCCCGGGCCGGTTCACCGCCCCTTCCGGTGGCTGA
- the fabI gene encoding enoyl-ACP reductase FabI: MSGILEGKRVLITGVLMESSIAFHAAKLAQEQGAEIILTAFPRPTLTERIAKKLPKPTKVIELDVSNDEHLARLADLVGEELGGLDGVVHSIGFAPQDALGGNFLNTPFESVATAMHVSAFSLKSLTMACLPLMQNGGSVVGLTFDAQYAWPQYDWMGPAKAALEATSRYMARDLGKQNIRCNLISAGPIGSMAAKSIPGFAELASVWDSRAPLEWDLKDPEPAGRGIVALLSDWFPKTTGEIIHVDGGLHAIGA, encoded by the coding sequence ATGAGCGGAATCCTCGAGGGCAAGCGCGTCCTGATCACCGGTGTGCTGATGGAGTCCTCCATCGCCTTCCACGCCGCCAAGCTGGCCCAGGAGCAGGGCGCCGAGATCATCCTGACCGCGTTCCCGCGGCCCACGCTGACCGAGCGCATCGCCAAGAAGCTGCCCAAGCCCACCAAGGTCATCGAGCTCGACGTCAGCAACGACGAGCACCTGGCGCGCCTGGCCGACCTGGTCGGTGAGGAGCTGGGCGGCCTGGACGGCGTCGTGCACTCCATCGGCTTCGCCCCGCAGGACGCCCTCGGCGGCAACTTCCTCAACACGCCGTTCGAGTCCGTGGCCACCGCCATGCACGTCTCGGCGTTCTCCCTGAAGTCGCTGACCATGGCCTGCCTGCCGCTGATGCAGAACGGCGGCTCGGTCGTCGGCCTCACCTTCGACGCGCAGTACGCCTGGCCGCAGTACGACTGGATGGGCCCGGCCAAGGCCGCGCTCGAGGCCACCAGCCGCTACATGGCGCGTGACCTGGGCAAGCAGAACATCCGCTGCAACCTCATCTCCGCGGGCCCGATCGGCTCGATGGCCGCCAAGTCCATCCCGGGCTTCGCCGAGCTGGCCTCCGTGTGGGACTCCCGTGCCCCCCTGGAGTGGGACCTCAAGGACCCCGAGCCGGCCGGCCGCGGCATCGTCGCCCTGCTGAGCGACTGGTTCCCGAAGACCACCGGCGAGATCATCCACGTGGACGGCGGTCTGCACGCGATCGGTGCGTGA
- the fabG gene encoding 3-oxoacyl-[acyl-carrier-protein] reductase → MSRSVLVTGGNRGIGLAIARAFADAGDKVAITYRSGEPPAGFLAVKCDITDPEQVEQAYKEIEAEHGPVEVLIANAGVTKDQLLMRMSEEDFTSVIDTNLTGTFRVVKRANRGMLRAKKGRVVLISSVVGLYGSPGQANYAASKAALVGFARSLARELGSRNITFNVVAPGFVDTDMTKVLTDEQRAGIVSQVPLGRYAQPEEIAATVRFLASDDASYITGAVIPVDGGLGMGH, encoded by the coding sequence TTGAGCCGCTCGGTTCTCGTCACCGGAGGCAACCGGGGCATCGGCCTCGCCATCGCCCGCGCTTTCGCCGACGCCGGCGACAAGGTCGCGATCACGTACCGCTCGGGTGAGCCGCCGGCCGGCTTCCTCGCCGTCAAGTGCGACATCACCGACCCCGAGCAGGTGGAGCAGGCCTACAAGGAGATCGAGGCCGAGCACGGCCCGGTCGAGGTGCTGATCGCCAACGCCGGTGTCACCAAGGACCAGCTTCTGATGCGCATGTCCGAGGAGGACTTCACCTCGGTCATCGACACCAACCTCACCGGCACCTTCCGGGTCGTCAAGCGGGCCAACCGCGGCATGCTGCGCGCCAAGAAGGGCCGCGTCGTGCTGATCTCGTCGGTCGTCGGGCTGTACGGCTCGCCCGGCCAGGCCAACTACGCCGCCTCCAAGGCCGCCCTGGTCGGCTTCGCGCGCTCCCTGGCCCGTGAACTGGGCTCGCGCAACATCACCTTCAACGTCGTCGCGCCCGGCTTCGTCGACACCGACATGACCAAGGTGCTCACCGACGAGCAGCGCGCGGGCATCGTGTCCCAGGTGCCGCTCGGCCGGTACGCGCAGCCGGAGGAGATCGCCGCGACGGTGCGGTTCCTCGCGTCGGACGACGCCTCGTACATCACTGGAGCCGTCATCCCCGTAGACGGCGGACTGGGAATGGGTCACTGA
- a CDS encoding TldD/PmbA family protein codes for MPHTIDDAFTALPLRALADAALARARALGAEHADFRFERVRSASWSLRDAKPSGSSDTTDLGYAVRVVHGGTWGFASGVDLTLDAAAKVASQAVQMAKLSAQVIKAAGSAERVELADEPVHADKTWISSYEIDPFTVPDEEKSGLLAEWSERLLAADGVHHVDASLLTVHENKFYADTAGTVTTQQRVRLHPSLTAVSVDESSGEFDSMRTIAPPVGRGWEYLTGTGWDWDAELERIPELLAEKMRAPSVEPGLYDLVVDPSNLWLTIHESIGHATELDRALGYEAAYAGTSFATFDQLGKLRYGSELMNVTGDRTAEHGLATIGYDDEGVEGQSWDLVKNGTLAGYQLDRRIARLTGFERSNGCAFADSPGHVPVQRMANVSLRPDPAGMSTEDLIGGVERGIYVVGDRSWSIDMQRYNFQFTGQRAYAIRNGRLAGQVRDFAYQGVTPQFWGSLEAVGGPQTYVLGGAFNCGKAQPGQVASVSHGCPSAMFRGVNILNTANESGRS; via the coding sequence GTGCCTCATACCATCGACGACGCCTTTACGGCACTTCCGCTACGCGCCTTGGCGGACGCCGCGCTCGCACGCGCGCGTGCGCTGGGCGCCGAGCACGCGGACTTCCGGTTCGAGCGGGTGCGCAGCGCCTCCTGGAGCCTCAGGGACGCCAAGCCCTCCGGATCGTCGGACACCACCGACCTCGGGTACGCGGTGCGGGTCGTGCACGGCGGGACCTGGGGGTTCGCGTCCGGGGTTGATCTGACCCTCGACGCCGCCGCCAAGGTCGCCTCGCAGGCCGTCCAGATGGCCAAGCTCTCCGCTCAGGTGATCAAGGCGGCCGGGTCGGCCGAGCGGGTGGAGCTCGCCGACGAGCCCGTGCATGCCGACAAGACGTGGATCTCGTCGTACGAGATCGATCCGTTCACCGTCCCCGACGAGGAGAAGTCGGGCCTGCTGGCGGAGTGGAGCGAGCGGCTGCTGGCGGCCGACGGCGTGCATCACGTGGACGCCTCGCTGCTCACGGTCCATGAGAACAAGTTCTACGCCGACACCGCCGGGACCGTGACCACCCAGCAGCGGGTGCGGCTGCATCCGTCGCTGACGGCCGTGTCGGTCGACGAGTCGAGCGGCGAGTTCGACTCCATGCGGACCATCGCGCCGCCCGTCGGGCGCGGCTGGGAGTACCTGACCGGCACGGGCTGGGACTGGGACGCCGAGCTCGAGCGGATCCCGGAGCTGCTGGCCGAGAAGATGCGGGCGCCGAGCGTCGAGCCGGGCCTGTACGACCTCGTCGTCGACCCGTCCAACCTGTGGCTGACCATCCACGAGTCCATCGGCCACGCCACCGAGCTGGACCGGGCGCTCGGCTACGAGGCCGCTTACGCCGGCACCTCCTTCGCCACCTTCGACCAGCTCGGCAAGCTGAGGTACGGCTCCGAGCTGATGAACGTCACCGGCGACCGCACCGCCGAGCACGGCCTCGCCACCATCGGGTACGACGACGAGGGCGTCGAGGGCCAGTCCTGGGACCTGGTGAAGAACGGCACGCTGGCCGGCTACCAGCTGGACCGGCGGATCGCGCGGCTGACCGGGTTCGAGCGGTCCAACGGATGCGCCTTCGCCGACTCCCCCGGCCACGTGCCCGTACAGCGCATGGCCAACGTGTCGCTGCGGCCGGATCCGGCCGGGATGTCGACCGAGGACCTGATCGGGGGCGTGGAGCGCGGGATCTACGTCGTCGGCGACCGGTCCTGGTCGATCGACATGCAGCGGTACAACTTTCAATTTACGGGTCAGAGGGCATACGCGATCCGGAACGGCCGCCTTGCGGGGCAGGTCCGAGACTTTGCATATCAGGGGGTCACACCCCAGTTTTGGGGGTCCCTGGAGGCCGTGGGAGGACCTCAGACCTACGTGCTAGGAGGGGCTTTCAACTGCGGAAAGGCCCAGCCAGGGCAGGTCGCTTCCGTGTCTCATGGATGCCCGTCTGCAATGTTTCGGGGTGTGAACATCCTGAACACTGCAAACGAGTCCGGTCGCTCCTGA
- a CDS encoding site-specific integrase — MATIKKEDCSCPRRKKPTCPHKPYRVTYREPGGRAGKPRQVSFKKLEDAEAFAVKVERDKDLGTYINPKAGQRTFQQVWHEWVEAGTLEESSKRNYQSVYDNHYGPFFGNKPIGSITPTTIMEWEADQRERGYKETGINGRKNVLSSVFNYAVAAEVIGRNPCKKANPRRRSGQQFTPVTDDDIPTMEEVLGIIAEAPKLIRAGFWAMAGCGTRPGESLALADESMDWERSILAVDHQVSAYGCQEISGYRRGVKRGTKHRTFDEARKAPVPESINEIFNDHIDVFGTWGDRGWFFESPRLNDRHPSYDWFLDQFKAAAKLAGTPQYTPKSFRHFFVSEAIHAQIPLFEVAAWVGHRTTRTTELVYGHLVRRAMDRGARTMHNRLGLKLEPFKGLIVPPSLTPSEDDIEDWDDVA, encoded by the coding sequence GTGGCGACCATCAAGAAGGAAGACTGCTCCTGCCCCCGGCGCAAGAAGCCCACGTGCCCTCACAAGCCGTACCGGGTGACGTACCGGGAGCCCGGGGGCAGGGCAGGCAAGCCTCGGCAGGTGTCCTTCAAGAAGCTTGAAGACGCGGAAGCGTTCGCGGTCAAGGTGGAGCGGGACAAGGACTTGGGGACGTACATCAACCCCAAGGCGGGACAGCGGACGTTCCAACAGGTCTGGCACGAGTGGGTTGAGGCCGGAACTCTGGAAGAGTCCTCGAAAAGGAACTATCAGAGCGTCTACGACAACCACTACGGGCCGTTCTTCGGGAACAAGCCCATCGGCAGCATTACCCCGACAACCATCATGGAATGGGAGGCAGACCAGAGGGAACGCGGCTACAAGGAAACCGGAATCAATGGACGGAAGAACGTCCTCTCATCCGTCTTCAACTATGCGGTAGCAGCCGAGGTCATCGGTCGCAATCCGTGCAAGAAAGCGAACCCTCGTAGGCGCTCGGGACAGCAGTTCACCCCGGTCACCGACGATGACATCCCGACCATGGAAGAGGTACTGGGGATCATCGCCGAGGCTCCGAAGCTCATCCGCGCTGGCTTCTGGGCCATGGCCGGGTGCGGTACACGTCCGGGGGAGTCCTTGGCTCTGGCCGACGAATCCATGGACTGGGAACGCAGCATTCTGGCCGTGGATCACCAGGTCTCGGCCTACGGCTGCCAGGAAATCTCGGGTTACCGGCGAGGCGTGAAGAGGGGAACGAAACACCGCACCTTCGATGAGGCCCGGAAGGCTCCGGTACCTGAGTCGATCAACGAGATTTTCAATGATCACATCGACGTCTTCGGGACGTGGGGAGATCGAGGCTGGTTCTTCGAGTCTCCTCGGCTGAATGACCGCCACCCCTCGTATGACTGGTTCCTGGATCAGTTCAAGGCGGCGGCCAAGCTGGCTGGGACTCCGCAGTACACCCCGAAGAGCTTCCGGCACTTCTTCGTCTCGGAGGCCATCCATGCCCAGATTCCGCTCTTCGAAGTAGCGGCGTGGGTCGGGCACCGGACCACCAGGACGACAGAGCTGGTCTACGGCCACCTCGTCCGCCGGGCCATGGACCGAGGCGCCCGCACCATGCACAACCGTCTGGGCCTGAAGCTGGAGCCCTTCAAGGGCCTCATCGTCCCGCCCTCGCTGACGCCTTCCGAGGACGACATCGAGGACTGGGACGACGTGGCGTAG
- a CDS encoding helix-turn-helix domain-containing protein, whose product MRGGSNLLMTPDEAAAELGVTKRVLMDSYRRWGIPFLKVGKHVRFRTRDLHNWVEDRMQRD is encoded by the coding sequence GTGAGGGGCGGCAGCAACCTGCTCATGACGCCGGACGAGGCGGCCGCGGAACTCGGTGTGACGAAGCGCGTCCTCATGGACTCGTACCGGCGTTGGGGCATCCCGTTCCTCAAGGTCGGCAAGCACGTCCGGTTCCGAACTCGCGATCTGCACAACTGGGTTGAGGACCGTATGCAGCGCGACTAG